Proteins encoded together in one Gemmatimonadota bacterium DH-78 window:
- a CDS encoding polysaccharide pyruvyl transferase family protein: protein MKPTVRAATLQGSDGRPSVGLLSIPRYYNHGTQLQLHALQTAIADLGYDCRVLDYRKEFVAPLPVGSRLRTALAHPGRVGPALVQRGVDRYIDSLQSRALQRARSFEAEELRIAQPLLRRFDDFHAIADRYDAFVVGSDQLWNPLGHLGDRAFMLEFAPPRKRIAYAPSVGVSRLEADAVTWLRDGVRGIPHLSVREATGARLLAEIAGVEAEVVVDPTLLHDRAHYERLAAGATRTRPRDPYVLQYALCEDRYLRTQASDLARALGARCVVLPKHRVDVQSRSRNTIKAWGVGPREFLDLISGAAAVVTDSFHGSVFSILFGTPFFTFRRYDDLRHGASFSRVEDLFARTGLSDRIVGLDSAPATADRLEVDFATAHRALAAWRTRSRHFLASALRTATASAREAAGG from the coding sequence ATGAAGCCTACGGTCCGGGCCGCCACCCTGCAGGGCTCCGACGGACGCCCCTCGGTCGGCCTGCTGTCGATTCCGCGGTACTACAATCACGGCACCCAGCTCCAACTGCATGCGCTGCAGACGGCGATCGCCGACCTCGGTTACGACTGCCGGGTGCTGGACTACCGGAAGGAGTTCGTCGCTCCACTGCCGGTCGGGAGCCGACTGCGCACCGCCCTGGCGCATCCCGGCCGGGTCGGGCCGGCCCTGGTTCAGCGCGGCGTGGATCGCTACATCGACTCCCTCCAGTCGAGGGCGCTGCAACGCGCTCGGAGCTTCGAGGCCGAGGAGCTTCGCATCGCGCAGCCCCTGCTCCGCCGCTTCGACGACTTCCACGCGATCGCCGATCGGTACGATGCCTTCGTCGTGGGCAGCGATCAGCTCTGGAACCCCCTGGGCCACCTCGGCGATCGCGCCTTCATGCTCGAGTTCGCGCCGCCGCGGAAGCGCATCGCCTACGCTCCGAGCGTGGGGGTATCGCGCCTCGAGGCCGATGCGGTCACGTGGCTCCGCGACGGCGTGCGCGGCATCCCGCACCTCTCCGTGCGCGAGGCTACCGGCGCGCGCCTTCTCGCCGAGATCGCGGGGGTGGAGGCGGAGGTCGTGGTCGATCCCACGCTGCTGCACGATCGCGCGCACTACGAGCGCCTCGCCGCGGGCGCGACCCGCACCCGTCCGCGCGATCCGTACGTGCTCCAGTACGCCCTGTGTGAAGACCGCTACCTCCGGACGCAGGCCTCCGACCTGGCGCGCGCCCTGGGAGCCCGCTGCGTCGTGCTGCCCAAGCACCGCGTGGACGTCCAGTCTCGGAGCCGAAACACCATCAAGGCGTGGGGGGTGGGACCGCGCGAGTTCCTCGACCTCATCTCGGGGGCGGCGGCGGTCGTGACCGACTCCTTCCACGGCTCCGTCTTCTCGATTCTCTTCGGCACCCCCTTCTTCACCTTCCGCCGCTACGACGACCTCCGACACGGGGCCAGCTTCTCGCGTGTGGAGGACCTCTTCGCGCGCACCGGCCTGTCCGACCGGATCGTCGGCCTCGACTCCGCCCCGGCCACCGCCGACCGGCTCGAGGTGGACTTCGCGACCGCGCACCGAGCGCTGGCCGCATGGCGCACCCGCTCGCGGCACTTCCTCGCCTCGGCCCTCCGAACGGCCACGGCCTCCGCGCGCGAAGCTGCCGGCGGCTGA
- a CDS encoding DUF2164 domain-containing protein, with translation MSIELSDDRRSHLVQRLQGFHAQEFDEELSVFQAEELVDWFLERLGPPIYNQAVQDVRGYLQQRLDDLEGDVHAPEVL, from the coding sequence ATGAGCATCGAACTCTCCGACGACCGCCGCAGCCACCTCGTCCAGCGCCTCCAGGGCTTCCACGCGCAGGAGTTCGACGAGGAGTTGAGCGTCTTCCAGGCCGAAGAGCTGGTCGACTGGTTTCTCGAGCGTCTGGGCCCGCCCATCTACAACCAGGCGGTGCAGGACGTCCGCGGCTACCTGCAGCAGCGCCTCGACGACCTCGAGGGCGACGTGCACGCGCCGGAGGTGCTGTGA
- a CDS encoding DUF368 domain-containing protein, with protein MSTDPELPEAVPEATPPRVFVGGVLMGLANLVPGVSGGTMILALGLYDRFIASVADLARLRFEPRSIVFVAVLAAGLAVAVLGLATPAVWLVQQHRWLAYSLFIGMTLGGVPLLWAIVRPLDARVLFGALVGFAVMAVIAFGLQSTTLSPTVPVFVAAGALAASSMILPGVSGSYVLLILGLYDVVIGSLRPAALRADLLGSLGIIIPVGIGAVLGIGLLSNGLRWFLARWERLSHALLLGLLVGSVLGLWPFQGPAWPDLAVESRLDAVKALVAGESPEAIRLETGVDLEAAEVDRLLATFGDRGSIELELMALRLERYRPTLSQIGISLVTMAFGFALTLGLGGLGTRSGTPKRRSPG; from the coding sequence GTGAGCACCGACCCGGAGCTGCCGGAGGCCGTGCCCGAAGCCACCCCCCCGCGGGTGTTCGTGGGCGGCGTCCTCATGGGTCTGGCCAACCTCGTGCCGGGGGTGAGCGGGGGCACCATGATCCTCGCCCTCGGCCTCTACGATCGCTTCATCGCCTCGGTCGCCGACCTCGCGCGCCTGCGCTTCGAGCCGCGCTCCATCGTCTTCGTTGCCGTACTCGCCGCCGGCCTCGCCGTCGCGGTGCTCGGCCTCGCCACCCCGGCCGTCTGGCTGGTGCAGCAGCATCGCTGGCTGGCCTACAGCCTCTTCATCGGGATGACGCTGGGCGGAGTCCCCCTGCTCTGGGCGATCGTGCGCCCGCTCGATGCACGAGTGCTCTTCGGCGCCCTCGTCGGATTCGCCGTGATGGCGGTGATCGCCTTCGGACTGCAGTCCACCACCCTCTCTCCCACCGTGCCGGTCTTCGTGGCCGCGGGTGCGCTGGCCGCGAGCAGCATGATCCTGCCCGGCGTATCGGGCTCGTACGTGCTGCTGATTCTCGGGCTCTACGATGTCGTGATCGGCAGCCTGCGTCCGGCCGCGCTCAGGGCCGACCTGCTCGGGTCCCTCGGAATCATCATCCCGGTCGGCATCGGCGCGGTGCTCGGCATCGGCCTGCTCTCCAACGGGCTGCGCTGGTTTCTCGCGCGCTGGGAGCGCCTCTCGCACGCCCTTCTTCTGGGACTCCTCGTGGGTTCGGTGCTCGGCCTGTGGCCCTTCCAGGGACCGGCCTGGCCCGATCTGGCCGTGGAGAGCCGGCTCGACGCGGTGAAGGCGCTCGTGGCGGGCGAATCGCCCGAGGCCATCCGCCTGGAGACCGGGGTGGACCTTGAGGCGGCCGAGGTCGATCGCCTGCTCGCCACCTTCGGCGATCGCGGCTCGATCGAGCTCGAACTCATGGCCCTTCGGCTCGAGCGCTATCGACCGACACTCTCCCAGATCGGAATCTCGCTCGTCACGATGGCCTTCGGCTTCGCGCTGACCCTGGGGCTGGGCGGGCTGGGAACCCGGTCGGGTACACCCAAGCGTCGATCGCCGGGGTAG